cagggggaggaggaccAGAGTAGGGGAGAGCAGGGCGGAGTCCGGGAGGGTCGGGGGAGGGCAGACCGGGTCGGGGCAGGAGGCGGGTGGGGGTCTGGGGTTGCGGCGGTGGACAGTCGCCTCCCCAGAGGTTCCGCGTCCCCCCGGGAGGTCTCCTCGCTCCTGCCCCACAGAGTCCCTTTCCTCCCGACCCCGCACTCACCCGCCCAGGTCTGGGTCACGGCCAGGGCCCCCGACAGCAGCAGGAGCAGAGTTGGGGGCATCACGACCCGCATCCTTGGGGTCTGGGTTGAAATGTGAGTGGCGGGTGCGGAAACTTGATACCCCGGAACCGCGGTGCCGCTGATTGGCTTCTTCGGAAATCAGACACTAATAGGAGTGTGAACCGAGGCCGCGTCATCAGTATCCAGGCAGAAGGACCTGACACAGGTTGTGACAGGGAGAAGTGAAACCAGGGCAGATGGGGACTCCCCAACACTGGGCTTCCCCGCCCCCGACGCCCCCCCTGGGGCCAGAGTCCCTGAGAGGCGGGCCTGGGGACCTGGGACTTGGCCTGGACGCCTCACCTACTGCACAGAGCGCTCTTTGTCACACTGTGTCCCTGAGCCGTGGACCGGGAGCTGTGTGAGTCACTGATTCTCCAGCATTTTGTTCTCAGGATATCTCTACAGTCTTACAATTAGTGAGGATCCCAGGGATAATTGTGTGTCTGTGGATTCTATCGATCCATATTTACCATAATAGGAATAAAACCGGTTcaagtatttattaattcatttacaattatatgaaaacagaaatattgtTTGTATGGAAAGTGACAATGTCCCAAATaagaggggcagtgagaagggTGGTTTTCTTTCATTGGAAGtctctttcttgtctgtctcATTAGAAGACCACTGGATGTTCAGATTTGCTTCTGCATCTATTGTGTTGTTTTGTTCgaagtatatgaaaaaatttaTGTCCTTGACCAAATAAATATAGGAGAATAGTATGTGTTATAACCTTTTCAGATAATGATGGATATTCATCTTTGATACTATATTAAATCTACACAATGTGTAGTTTCTCTGAGGTTATTTGCAAACTGGGACCTGAAACAGTATCATTGAGTGTGTCTTTCTGTGTTACATTAACTCCATAGGCCCATCTGCACATGGAACGGATCTTGTCCTAATGcataattgtttttaagtaacGTGTTGTGTGTTGTTTCACTAAGTAATATAGATGTTCCAGCATTGATTAGAGTGGAATCAAATTATCAAAAGTCATTTGTTtggaggcacctggttggctcagttggttaagcatctggcttgggctcaggtcaagatctcacggcccatgagttcaagccccgcatgggactccgtgttaacagctcggagcctggagcctgcttaggattctgtgtctccctgtctctctgccctacccctgcttgcactctgtctctctctttctctcaaaaatgaataaacattaaaaaaaaattaaagaaagtcatttgttttaatattaccACAAATCCCAACAGACAAGGTGGTCAGTACTGAGAAGCTGTCAAGCTTCTGGGTGGGTCACAGGTTAAATGGGACGGGCTCATGGGTGATGGGttctaaggagggcacttgtgatgagcactgggtgttgtatgtaagggatgaatcactcaattctactcttgaaactaatattaaactgtatgttaactaactggaatttaaataaaaacttgagataaacaaagaaatggtaaaaagcAGTGATTGCTCAGTAACCAGCACAGGGACATGTTTGGTGTTTTGTGGGTCATACAGCGCCTTGTTTTTGTCTCTAGATAAAGTAATGTCATGGTTTCCGAGTCTCCTTGTGTGCTGTTTATGTTCCGTGAGATGACTGGCTCATGTCCCACAGGAATAATATGGCCCAGTGGTGGCATCAGTCAGCTTCTGACCACACTGAGGCCCAGCTGTCACTGTCAGACCAGTTCCCGATGTGGGGgctgctgtttcttctgtcttcaattgcatattttaaagtaGCTAACACCCATCAACAATAATTAAAGTGTCGTACTcctgatttcatggcttgtgagatggagccctctgtcaggcgtggagcctgcttgggattctctctcttgatctctctgtctctgtctctgcccctccctgctcatactcactctgtctctctctgtcttaaaataagtaaataaactttttaaaaaaatctggaaggactTTTAAATCCTTAAATATTCCCATATACATTGGCCCTGTTAGggttcttaaatatatttatttcttcttgtatcaCACCCTGAGGAGAAGCTTTCTCTCAGCTTCCGGATTGTGCAAATTTTTCACACTAAAACTACTCCCAGATTTAGGGTAGGTCTTAGGTTTAATATTTCACAAACAGGAATATTGTTCATGGTCGTTCCAGACCCTAGTTCCAATACTTATCCCCTTGTCAATGGAGTATCTCATTCCTGTCTCCTAACATGTCTGCCAGATTTGGTTACTATTCTCTGTATCGCCTCAGAGGCCGATTTGCTGAGGAAAAACtgaagcaaaggagagaaaggaagagtaattgtctttagaggaaaaaaggaatcaTGTAGCAGGAAATAAGAGGGACTTAGTGGGATTTATGTGGAGGGTATACTTCCGGAAATCTCCCACTCTGGCACATTGTCactctcccctccacacacacccatgGGCCCACATCCCCCTACTCTCCACACACAGGCGAGATCTTTGTGAAGTCTGCTCAGGGTAGCATGGCATTGGCCCAGCTCCTGGTGGAGCAGAACTTCCCAGCCATTGCCATCCATTGTGGGACACCCTGGGAGGAGAGGTGAGTGAGAGATAGAAAGATGTCTTGTGTCGTTGGGAAGAAATGAGACCCCTGAGATAAAGGactgtgaacatttttatgattGTCTTTCTGACAAAAGCTTTCTTGGTCACAGTAGTTTAAAGGTCTTCAGTAACGAATTCTTGTGGCCAGCAACCTATGTGGCCAAGGCATGGACATTAAGCAGGTGAACTCTGCCATCAACTACCACCGGCCTGGCGATTCCAACACCTACCTGTAAGCTGCACACCCACACGgacctcccagtgtcctctcccagcccctgattTCCTATGTCTTCATACATTACACCCTCATCCCTCCTTTTGGGTTCTTCCTACTTTGGGGTCTTCCAGTGctaccctctgtctccttccaggAGGCCTGAGCAGGCCAGTTCCCCCAAGGGCTTGGCCATCACATTTGTGTCAAGTGAAAAGATCCTCAGTGAGGTGCAGGGTCACATTGAGGGCAATAGCAGTGAGCGGCCTGATGAGATGGACGTTTCCTCCTCCAGTGAGTATTGATCCCATGAAATTGGTTCCTCCAACTCTTCAGAGTCTCCTTGTTCCTTAGAGACTTTGTCTTGAACCATGTAGTGCAGGCAATGGTGCCTGATGCCTAATGGGTGCCTGACAAGTTTATGTCCCCCGACCTTGATGCCATGTTGGgatgttttgttcatttctatgTCCAGTCCCTTTCCTCTCTCATCCAGTTAGTTGTTTTTGCATCCCAGTGTCTCCTCTGACCCCACACCCCACACGAACACCTGCGTGTATAGGGGTCTGTGTTTCTGCCAGTCTCACTTAGCCTTCCCATGCCTTATTGTAACTGTGCATGTTTTCTCTGCAGTTGCAGTCATGGGAGAGGACGCACCCAttcacagagccggatgcaggtcTCAcacccaggaaccaggagatcatacatgacctgagatgaaatcaagagtcggatgcccaaccaacttaCCTACCAAGGCACCCCTACAGTTATACTtcctaattaatttcttttaaaaaatattttaactttgaatATAGCTGAAAGACAcgattatgttagtttcaggtgtacaacacagtgactcaaattttgtatacattttcttttttttgacagagacacagCCAGAGCAGgtaagagaggcagaaagggagagagagagagagagagaaaaaaaaaaaagagagagagagagagagggaataagagaatctcaagcaggctgattcctgcagggctggatcccatgaccctgggactaTGAGCGGAGAACCCACTGCCTCCCAGGGGACCTTCACCCTCTGTCTACACCATGCTGTGCTCACCAGAGTGTAGCTGCCACCTGTCACCAGACAGTGATGTTACAGTATCACTCAtgatattccctgtgctgtgccttttattcctaagACCTGTTCCTTCCAtacctggagcctgtgtctcccactcccctcaccCACTGTGCCCATCCTCCcaacctccttccctctggcagtCATCAGtgagttctctgtatttataggtctgattctgctgtttgcttgtctatttattcatttgtcttgttttgtaaGTTCCACACAGGAGTGAGATCATGTGGTACTTGTCTTCtcagtctgatttctttcacttagcagacACACTGCCCTGTTtgtccatccacgttgtcacaagtggcaagatctcatcctttttgtggctgcataatattctatcatgtgtgtttgtatatgtgtgtatataccacacaTTTTCCTTACCCATTTGTCTATGGGTGGACACAGGTTTTATCAGTGGGACTTTTAGAAGAACCTCAAACGCTGAACATCATGTGGGATGAGGGCGCCCCCTGGTGTCCACAACACTGTCCAGGTGCTGGAGCTCAAGGAGACCTAGGGAGGGCCTGgctgaggaggagaaaggcagCTGGGTTTCTTTCCTTAGTCCTATGGCCGCACATGGGGTGGAAGGTAAGGGGACATCCCCCACTGCTCTGCTCTCAGGTGGATTCTGACTGAGAAGCCTGAGTGGGGTCTGGACTGTAAGTCTGGTAGACATGTCTGAGCAGAATCCTGGGCAtcagtggggagaggaaaaaggTTCTGAGCAACCCTGGAGTCCACAGGGGTCAGGCTCAGGGATGAGGCAGGATTGCAGAAGAGGAGAGCTCAGGGCCAGTGCCATTGCTGAGGTGTCTGTGTCCCTGTGCACCTGGTCCTCCAGCCCCGTGATGGTGATACAGGGAAAACCGAAAAGTAGAAACACTTCTTTGGACTCctatttctaaatgtttcaaaACTCAGTGAAACAAAAATCATTTCTGATGTGGAAATAGCATCTAAATGTCTATACAATGCTTCATAGTGTGGACATGTAcactcacagtttgtaagttgaccccgcatcaggctctgggccgacagcactgagtctgcttgggattctctctctctccctccctttccctctctctttgcccctcccctgctcgtgtactctctctctgtctctcaaaaaaataaataaaccttaaaaataaaagaattggtgTTTTCACTTTTAGGGGGGTAAACACCCAAGAGTGcaattattggattatatgaCGAGTCACTATGCTGTAACCTGAAAGGAATGGAACAGTGGGCGTAAACTACActcaaataataagaaaaaaaaaagagaattataaataTTAGAGAACACTTTGGAAAGGAAGACACGAAATGTCACACACCTATATTggtaataaataaacacaaagaaaatgagagtgTGGAATATGTAGAGAGACAGGTCCTAGAGGTGTGGTGATGAGAGGATTGCAAAGCAGGGGGCTAAGACTCTCCAGGAGCCAAAGCCTCAGTCCCCTGGCTCAAGccacttttatttttgcaaattgttGACAACAGCAAGCACATACAACATAGTATTTGGCATCTTGACAGGTCATGTACCTGCAGTGTTTTCCATACTGGGTCATGAGTACATCTGGCACCAGATAAAACATTCTTATCCCCAGGGTGGCACCCGGATGATGTCCTTCTGGAGAGAACCATAACTCCCAGAGGCTTTCTGTCCTGGGATTGAAACTTCCTTCAGTTTCTTgctgctctgtccctttccttcagGACATTCTTATGGTGCTTCCAGCCTATTCTCCAGCATCTCCCCCTTTCTGTCTGTATACGATGGACTGTAGGAGGACATTGCATATCCCGAACTGTTGGTTGATACATTGACAGGCTCCTCGTCTCTGGCACCAGACTGTACATGCA
The nucleotide sequence above comes from Panthera tigris isolate Pti1 chromosome B2, P.tigris_Pti1_mat1.1, whole genome shotgun sequence. Encoded proteins:
- the LOC107181244 gene encoding spliceosome RNA helicase DDX39B-like is translated as MDIKQVNSAINYHRPGDSNTYLRPEQASSPKGLAITFVSSEKILSEVQGHIEGNSSERPDEMDVSSSIAVMGEDAPIHRAGCRSHTQEPGDHT